A stretch of the Bacillus sp. B-jedd genome encodes the following:
- a CDS encoding YpmA family protein — translation MESKIEVISTVKIEYTPDLYKVVDSLNRNLKDRDLMFGLALDSEDHSKAIFTIYKT, via the coding sequence ATGGAAAGCAAAATAGAAGTCATTTCAACGGTCAAAATTGAATATACCCCGGATTTATACAAGGTGGTCGATTCCTTGAACAGAAACCTCAAGGACCGCGATTTAATGTTCGGGCTTGCGCTTGACAGCGAAGACCACTCAAAAGCAATCTTTACGATATATAAAACGTAA
- a CDS encoding cell wall elongation regulator TseB-like domain-containing protein, with translation MKKFLIGFALFLCIFAAIAGWIYSNSTKPIKAVEDKVISIARKDGGLDEKQRFRIYNGKETVYVVEGKNKKGESIIVWIPEKQKGKAEEEEPVVRLAGDGISKNEAIRKVQEEKNPEKIISARLGMEDGIPFWEVYYTSGNNLMNYYYINFDTGEMHKRIENL, from the coding sequence GTGAAAAAGTTTTTAATTGGTTTTGCCTTATTTTTGTGTATTTTCGCGGCAATCGCTGGATGGATTTATTCGAACTCCACCAAGCCGATTAAGGCGGTGGAGGATAAAGTGATCAGTATTGCAAGGAAGGATGGAGGATTGGACGAAAAGCAGAGATTTCGCATCTATAACGGCAAAGAAACAGTTTATGTTGTAGAAGGGAAAAATAAAAAAGGCGAAAGCATTATCGTCTGGATTCCAGAAAAACAAAAAGGAAAAGCAGAAGAGGAAGAACCTGTTGTCAGGCTTGCAGGCGATGGCATTTCCAAAAATGAAGCGATTCGCAAAGTGCAGGAAGAGAAAAACCCCGAAAAAATAATCTCCGCCCGGCTTGGGATGGAGGATGGGATTCCGTTTTGGGAAGTTTATTATACGAGCGGGAATAATTTAATGAATTATTATTATATTAATTTTGATACAGGCGAAATGCATAAAAGAATAGAAAATCTTTAA
- the panD gene encoding aspartate 1-decarboxylase: protein MFRTMMNGKIHRARVTEANLNYVGSITIDEDLLDAVGMTANEKVQIVNNNNGARLETYIIPGERGSGVVCLNGAAARLVQEGDVVIIISYVLVPEEKVPFHQPKVAIMDENNHIVELIHAEPANTIM from the coding sequence ATGTTCCGCACCATGATGAACGGAAAAATCCACCGTGCACGCGTAACAGAAGCGAATCTTAACTATGTCGGCAGTATTACGATCGATGAAGATTTGCTCGATGCGGTTGGAATGACAGCTAATGAAAAAGTCCAGATTGTCAACAATAATAACGGCGCCAGGCTTGAAACGTATATCATACCTGGGGAGCGGGGAAGCGGTGTCGTCTGCCTGAATGGAGCTGCCGCCAGGCTTGTCCAAGAAGGTGACGTTGTCATCATTATTTCTTACGTCCTCGTCCCGGAAGAAAAGGTACCCTTCCATCAGCCGAAGGTTGCGATCATGGATGAGAATAACCACATTGTTGAACTTATCCATGCCGAGCCTGCAAATACCATTATGTAA
- the dinG gene encoding ATP-dependent DNA helicase DinG has translation MAKKFVVVDLETTGNSPKKGDRIIQIAAVVIEGGKISDTYTSLLNPLQPIPPFISELTGLSDDDVSEAPLFSEIAPKISSLLKDAYFVAHNVLFDLGFLQEELILCGEESFAGPVLDTVEMARFLKPSADSYKLADLAAGEGLSHDRPHQADSDATVTAELFLLFLDKLKKLPEKTLGQLALLSEGLKSDIHLLLHSIGSIKVTDRGTLPDSIVYVNGLAIKKQERQMGDKTSTEASLEYPWSDSDKQKFFSQSPYRLVKREGQFEMMDEVFHSFQNGTHALIEAGTGIGKSLGYLFPAVYFSRLHAVRVIISTYTIQLQEQLLAKEIPLLSGMVPFSFKSAMLKGKNNYISLSRFAKSLEEENDNYDIVLAKMQILIWLLDTDHGDRDELNLSSGGQLYWNTIRNEKGILREQDPWHEHDFYNKARKKADEADILITNHSLLLSDVESGGNVLPAYSFAILDEGHHFEKASAGHLGIRLDYLSIRLALNQFGLYEQRQLFYKTVSALSQFQNGKKMQIQHINDLFADTLYDLDEFFKISIAYASKAAKKNSSKKLKAVIYRHEHNREWQALNNASERLIFRLRDLSGIVQSMYDKAIVLPGRSSATLGTELAAYKEELEGLRAKFTGVFTSGDEFVKWVETDLRVPQNATEIFAMPVTVSETLSKKFFSLKKSVVLTSATLTVNQSFSYMIEALGLEPRYVNTISIPSPFNYKDNVKLFISSDVPEINSVSQDSYIAEVSARIISICEAAKGRLLVLFTSHDMLKKTFELVKESGLLPEYALIAQGITGGSRSRLTRNFQKYDKAVLFGTNSFWEGVDIPGEGLSCLIVVRLPFSSPDEPLTKAKCEQIEKNGGRPFSEYSLPEAVLRFKQGFGRLIRTDEDRGVIVIFDKRIGASSYGKVFLQSIPEIPIKKADIEELVNEIEKWL, from the coding sequence ATGGCGAAAAAATTCGTAGTAGTAGACCTTGAAACGACTGGAAATTCACCAAAAAAAGGCGACAGGATTATTCAAATAGCTGCCGTCGTTATTGAAGGTGGAAAGATTTCCGACACGTATACATCCCTATTAAATCCTCTTCAACCCATACCACCGTTTATTAGCGAATTGACAGGCTTGTCGGACGATGATGTTAGTGAAGCCCCATTGTTTTCGGAAATTGCCCCGAAAATTTCTTCTTTGCTAAAGGACGCCTACTTTGTAGCCCATAATGTCTTATTTGATTTGGGCTTTCTTCAGGAAGAATTAATACTTTGCGGGGAAGAATCATTTGCTGGGCCGGTACTGGATACGGTTGAAATGGCCCGTTTCCTTAAGCCTTCCGCAGACAGTTATAAACTGGCGGACCTTGCTGCTGGCGAAGGGCTTTCCCATGATAGGCCCCATCAGGCAGATAGCGATGCCACTGTTACAGCCGAACTGTTCCTTCTATTTCTTGATAAATTAAAAAAACTTCCCGAAAAGACACTCGGGCAGCTTGCCCTGCTGTCTGAAGGGTTAAAAAGCGATATCCATTTGCTTCTTCATTCAATTGGTTCCATAAAAGTGACGGATAGGGGCACCTTACCTGATTCCATCGTTTATGTGAATGGCCTGGCCATTAAAAAACAGGAAAGGCAGATGGGCGACAAGACATCAACAGAAGCTTCATTGGAATATCCTTGGAGCGATTCAGATAAACAGAAGTTTTTTAGCCAATCGCCTTATCGGCTTGTTAAACGGGAAGGGCAATTTGAAATGATGGATGAGGTTTTCCATTCTTTTCAAAATGGTACACATGCCCTAATAGAAGCGGGTACAGGTATTGGAAAGTCACTTGGCTACCTTTTCCCGGCAGTTTATTTTTCAAGGCTGCATGCAGTCCGCGTAATCATTAGCACATATACAATCCAGCTGCAGGAACAGCTGCTTGCCAAAGAAATACCCCTGCTGTCTGGAATGGTTCCATTTTCTTTTAAGTCAGCTATGTTAAAAGGAAAGAACAACTACATATCGTTAAGCAGATTTGCCAAAAGCCTTGAGGAAGAGAATGACAATTACGATATTGTCCTGGCAAAAATGCAAATATTAATTTGGCTTTTGGATACGGACCATGGAGACAGGGATGAACTGAATCTTTCAAGCGGCGGCCAGCTTTATTGGAATACAATCAGGAATGAAAAAGGAATTCTTCGGGAACAAGACCCATGGCATGAGCATGACTTTTATAATAAAGCCAGGAAGAAGGCTGATGAAGCAGACATATTAATTACAAATCATTCCTTACTTCTTTCTGATGTCGAATCCGGAGGAAATGTCCTTCCTGCCTATTCATTTGCAATTCTTGATGAAGGCCATCATTTTGAAAAAGCATCGGCGGGCCATTTAGGCATCCGGCTGGATTATTTAAGCATCAGGTTGGCTCTAAACCAATTTGGACTATATGAACAGCGGCAACTTTTCTATAAAACAGTCTCGGCCCTTTCACAGTTCCAGAACGGTAAGAAGATGCAAATCCAGCATATAAATGATTTGTTTGCCGATACCTTATACGATCTTGATGAATTCTTCAAAATATCGATTGCTTACGCTTCTAAGGCAGCAAAGAAGAACTCTTCCAAAAAGCTGAAGGCTGTCATATATCGGCATGAGCACAATAGGGAGTGGCAGGCACTTAATAACGCCTCTGAACGATTAATATTCCGGTTAAGGGATTTATCAGGGATTGTTCAATCAATGTATGATAAGGCCATAGTGCTTCCCGGGCGGTCATCTGCCACGTTGGGGACCGAATTGGCGGCATACAAGGAAGAACTGGAAGGGTTGCGGGCAAAATTTACTGGGGTATTTACTTCGGGTGATGAATTTGTGAAATGGGTGGAAACAGATCTCAGAGTGCCGCAAAATGCTACCGAAATTTTCGCGATGCCGGTAACTGTTTCCGAAACCTTATCTAAAAAATTCTTCTCCCTTAAGAAATCGGTTGTTTTGACATCAGCAACCTTGACAGTCAATCAATCATTCAGTTATATGATTGAAGCTTTGGGGCTTGAACCAAGATACGTAAATACAATTTCAATCCCGTCCCCCTTTAATTACAAAGACAATGTCAAGCTGTTCATTTCCAGTGATGTTCCGGAAATCAACTCGGTTTCACAGGACTCTTATATAGCGGAGGTTTCCGCCAGGATCATCTCTATTTGTGAGGCTGCAAAAGGCAGGCTCCTCGTGCTGTTTACTTCACATGATATGCTAAAAAAGACTTTTGAGCTTGTGAAAGAGAGTGGGCTTCTTCCAGAGTACGCCCTGATTGCGCAGGGCATCACGGGCGGAAGCAGATCAAGGCTGACCCGTAACTTCCAGAAATACGATAAGGCTGTCTTGTTTGGGACTAATAGTTTTTGGGAAGGAGTCGATATTCCCGGGGAAGGTCTTTCATGTCTCATTGTTGTCCGTCTACCATTCAGTTCCCCGGATGAACCGCTGACTAAAGCAAAATGTGAACAAATCGAGAAAAATGGAGGAAGGCCTTTTTCGGAATACTCACTTCCTGAAGCGGTTTTACGATTTAAGCAAGGTTTCGGCAGACTGATTAGAACTGATGAAGACAGAGGGGTTATTGTCATCTTCGATAAACGGATCGGGGCTTCATCGTATGGGAAGGTATTTTTACAATCAATACCTGAAATACCTATAAAAAAGGCTGATATTGAAGAACTTGTCAATGAAATTGAAAAATGGCTTTGA
- the panB gene encoding 3-methyl-2-oxobutanoate hydroxymethyltransferase, producing the protein MKQTTDFLKMKDAGEKIAMLTAYDYPSAKTAEQAGVDMILVGDSLGMVVLGYETTVPVTINDMVHHAKAVRRGAPDTFVVVDMPFMSYHISTAETLVNATRIIQETGAHAVKLEGAEEVLGKIKALTTAGVPVVAHLGLTPQSVGVLGGYKVQGKDAAAAIKLIEDALRCEEAGAFALVLECVPKQLAAQVSRKLSIPVIGIGAGVGVDGQVLVYHDLVGYGSGRVPKFVKQYGQVSQDITGMIENYISDVKSSLFPEKSHTFTMKEEELQALYGVKE; encoded by the coding sequence ATGAAGCAAACTACAGATTTTTTGAAAATGAAGGATGCTGGTGAAAAAATCGCAATGCTGACAGCATACGATTACCCATCAGCCAAGACAGCCGAGCAAGCGGGGGTTGATATGATTCTTGTCGGGGATTCCCTTGGCATGGTTGTGCTGGGTTACGAAACGACGGTCCCTGTAACCATAAATGATATGGTTCATCATGCCAAAGCGGTCCGCAGAGGGGCCCCTGATACGTTCGTGGTTGTCGACATGCCCTTTATGAGCTATCATATCTCAACTGCGGAGACTCTTGTGAATGCAACAAGAATCATCCAGGAAACGGGTGCCCATGCCGTCAAGCTGGAGGGAGCGGAAGAAGTCCTTGGCAAAATCAAGGCACTGACAACGGCCGGAGTGCCAGTTGTCGCCCATCTTGGCCTGACTCCCCAATCTGTGGGTGTCCTAGGCGGTTATAAAGTTCAGGGGAAAGATGCCGCGGCCGCGATAAAATTAATAGAGGATGCCCTACGTTGCGAGGAAGCCGGAGCATTTGCCCTTGTCCTTGAGTGTGTCCCTAAACAGCTGGCGGCACAGGTATCAAGGAAGCTGTCCATTCCTGTCATCGGTATAGGGGCGGGCGTTGGGGTAGATGGACAGGTTCTAGTCTATCATGACCTTGTTGGATATGGTTCCGGGCGTGTGCCAAAGTTTGTAAAGCAGTACGGCCAGGTCAGCCAGGATATTACCGGGATGATTGAAAACTATATTTCCGATGTCAAAAGCAGCCTTTTCCCTGAAAAGAGCCATACATTTACGATGAAAGAGGAAGAGCTTCAAGCTCTTTACGGAGTAAAAGAATGA
- the panC gene encoding pantoate--beta-alanine ligase codes for MITIERIAEMQKTILKKKREGLSVGFVPTMGFLHEGHLSLIHKARAENEIVVVSIFVNPLQFGPNEDFEAYPRDLAHDSKLAEGAGVDFLFTPSSREMYPGEPSVRAVVQKRTNVLCGKTRPGHFDGVATVLTKLFHIILPDRVYFGQKDAQQVAVVEGLIKDLNFPIELVPGETVREQDGLAKSSRNVFLNRRERQEAAALHMSLEAARAAIESGKRNPETIRELITMMIESQTSGKIDYVEIYSYPELEPLEELKGQFIVAIAVRFSQARLIDNMIFNL; via the coding sequence ATGATAACAATTGAACGCATCGCAGAAATGCAGAAAACCATTTTAAAAAAGAAAAGGGAAGGGCTATCGGTTGGCTTTGTGCCAACAATGGGATTCCTTCATGAAGGCCATTTATCGCTCATCCATAAAGCAAGGGCTGAAAATGAAATAGTTGTAGTCAGCATTTTTGTGAATCCACTCCAATTTGGGCCAAATGAAGACTTTGAGGCCTATCCAAGGGATCTTGCACACGATAGTAAACTTGCAGAAGGTGCCGGTGTCGACTTTCTCTTTACACCATCTTCACGGGAAATGTATCCCGGGGAACCATCTGTCCGGGCAGTTGTGCAAAAGAGAACGAATGTCCTTTGCGGCAAAACTAGGCCCGGGCATTTTGATGGAGTCGCTACTGTTTTAACAAAACTATTCCATATCATTCTTCCTGACAGGGTTTATTTTGGGCAAAAAGATGCACAGCAGGTTGCAGTTGTCGAAGGGTTGATCAAGGATTTAAACTTCCCAATTGAACTCGTCCCAGGTGAAACAGTCCGGGAGCAAGATGGATTGGCAAAGAGTTCGAGGAATGTCTTTCTTAATCGCCGCGAACGGCAGGAAGCGGCTGCGCTCCATATGAGTCTTGAAGCAGCACGTGCAGCGATAGAGAGCGGCAAAAGAAACCCTGAAACGATCAGAGAGCTCATTACCATGATGATTGAGAGCCAAACTAGTGGAAAAATTGATTATGTTGAAATATACAGCTACCCGGAATTGGAGCCGCTGGAAGAATTAAAAGGCCAGTTTATTGTGGCGATCGCTGTCCGGTTCTCTCAAGCTAGGCTTATAGACAACATGATTTTTAATCTTTGA
- a CDS encoding pyridoxal phosphate-dependent aminotransferase, which translates to METKLARRVLALSPSPTLAITAKAKELQDQGLGIIGLGAGEPDFNTPVHILDAAKKSMDEGMTKYTPSAGLPALKKAIIDKFSRDQGINYGMGEIIVGNGAKHILYTLFQVLLDEGDEVIVPAPYWVSYPEQVKLAGGIPVIVNCPEEREYKLSPEQLEAAINEKTKAVIINSPGNPTGMVYTKEELEALGEICLKKNVLIVSDEIYEKLVYGNTRHVSIAEISPKLREQTILVNGVSKSHSMTGWRIGYAAGKKEIIEAMTNLASHSTSNPTTTAQYAAIAAYNGTQEPVEEMRKAFESRLEIIYPKLTAIPGFSCVKPQGAFYLFPNVKEAVDQCGFSDADEFAEAILVEAKVAVVPGSGFGAPDNIRLSYATSLDKLEEAINRINRFVVEKYKN; encoded by the coding sequence ATGGAAACGAAACTGGCCCGCAGGGTACTCGCACTCTCGCCATCCCCGACATTGGCGATCACGGCAAAAGCAAAGGAATTACAAGATCAGGGGCTTGGCATAATCGGCCTTGGGGCTGGAGAACCCGATTTTAATACTCCTGTACATATTCTCGATGCTGCCAAAAAGTCAATGGATGAAGGAATGACAAAATATACTCCTTCCGCGGGGCTTCCTGCCCTTAAAAAAGCAATCATCGATAAGTTTTCTAGGGATCAGGGTATCAACTATGGTATGGGCGAAATTATTGTCGGAAACGGAGCCAAGCACATTTTATATACTTTGTTTCAGGTTCTGCTCGACGAGGGGGATGAGGTCATTGTTCCTGCGCCATACTGGGTAAGCTATCCTGAACAGGTTAAACTTGCTGGAGGAATCCCGGTTATTGTAAACTGTCCGGAAGAAAGAGAATATAAATTGTCGCCGGAACAACTCGAAGCAGCAATTAATGAAAAAACCAAAGCCGTTATCATCAATTCGCCTGGAAACCCTACCGGCATGGTCTATACCAAAGAAGAACTGGAAGCGCTAGGCGAAATATGCCTTAAGAAAAATGTATTGATTGTTTCGGATGAAATCTATGAAAAACTGGTTTATGGAAACACCCGCCATGTTTCCATAGCGGAAATCTCACCAAAATTAAGAGAGCAAACCATTCTTGTCAATGGAGTTTCCAAATCCCATTCAATGACCGGCTGGCGGATTGGCTATGCCGCGGGGAAAAAGGAAATTATTGAAGCAATGACGAACCTTGCCAGCCACAGTACGTCCAATCCGACGACAACTGCCCAATATGCTGCGATAGCTGCATATAATGGAACCCAGGAGCCTGTTGAGGAGATGCGCAAAGCATTTGAATCCAGGCTGGAAATCATTTATCCAAAGCTGACAGCCATTCCCGGTTTCAGTTGTGTAAAACCGCAGGGCGCATTTTATCTTTTTCCGAATGTGAAAGAAGCGGTCGACCAATGCGGTTTTAGTGATGCGGATGAGTTTGCCGAAGCGATTCTTGTAGAGGCGAAAGTTGCGGTCGTCCCTGGTTCAGGTTTCGGGGCACCCGACAATATCAGGCTTTCTTACGCCACTTCTCTGGATAAGTTGGAGGAAGCCATTAACAGGATCAATAGGTTTGTCGTAGAAAAGTATAAAAATTGA